From the Comamonas odontotermitis genome, one window contains:
- a CDS encoding TraC family protein, with the protein MARKTLAERRSDALSELEMAKARLAKLDNEAAERIGRIAIKSGLVNLELTDDQVREEFDKIVERISKGN; encoded by the coding sequence ATGGCACGAAAAACCCTCGCAGAGCGCCGTTCTGATGCCCTTTCGGAGCTTGAAATGGCGAAAGCCAGATTGGCAAAACTCGACAATGAGGCAGCCGAAAGAATCGGAAGAATTGCAATAAAGTCAGGATTGGTTAATCTTGAGCTTACGGACGATCAAGTCCGAGAAGAATTCGACAAAATCGTGGAAAGGATTAGCAAGGGGAATTGA
- the trbJ gene encoding P-type conjugative transfer protein TrbJ, whose amino-acid sequence MEMESQKTSAYAARKFGRGAALALAMASAGLGVSLYMAPAPAYAIYCSNCSTFYQQMYEYAEAVNTQLNTAQQLQTQIQQYDNMIKQGMSLPSRMFNTITGDLQRVASVYNSAQSLGRNISNLDEQFRQQFKGYDSYLNSIGQGQNNMPQRYRDWAQSGFDNARTAMQAAGVNTSTFEDENAMLDQLVSRSQSAVGRQQAIQAGNEIAAQNVQQLQKLRDLVATQITLQGNYMAQQNERQSVSDASEQQFRSRENTRGPSEGF is encoded by the coding sequence ATGGAAATGGAATCGCAAAAAACGTCGGCTTATGCCGCCCGAAAATTCGGTCGAGGCGCGGCGCTCGCTCTAGCAATGGCGAGCGCAGGCCTTGGTGTAAGTCTCTACATGGCACCGGCTCCGGCCTATGCCATCTACTGCTCGAACTGCTCTACGTTCTATCAGCAGATGTACGAATACGCCGAAGCGGTGAATACGCAACTGAACACCGCGCAGCAGTTGCAGACGCAGATCCAGCAGTACGACAACATGATTAAGCAGGGCATGTCACTGCCCAGCCGCATGTTCAACACCATCACTGGCGACCTCCAGCGCGTGGCCAGCGTCTACAACTCGGCGCAGTCGCTCGGCCGCAACATCAGCAATCTGGACGAACAGTTTCGCCAGCAGTTCAAGGGCTATGACAGCTATCTGAACTCGATTGGCCAAGGGCAAAACAACATGCCGCAGCGCTATCGGGACTGGGCACAATCCGGCTTCGATAACGCCCGCACGGCCATGCAGGCCGCTGGCGTGAATACCAGCACATTCGAGGATGAGAACGCGATGCTGGACCAGTTGGTAAGCCGTTCACAGTCGGCCGTTGGTCGCCAGCAGGCCATTCAAGCAGGGAACGAGATTGCGGCGCAGAACGTGCAGCAGCTCCAGAAGCTGCGCGATCTGGTGGCCACACAGATCACCCTGCAAGGCAACTACATGGCGCAGCAAAACGAACGACAGTCCGTTAGCGATGCCTCCGAACAGCAATTCCGCAGCCGTGAAAATACACGCGGCCCGTCTGAGGGGTTCTAA
- the trbL gene encoding P-type conjugative transfer protein TrbL — MAAGVDLAQSNTSMNSLLRLIQNASNQWAPRLHDYALWLLGCLAVIQLVWTFAPLVMRGAELGDILHELVKFILVIGFFYAMLDHATEWGGAIVNSFRQAGAHAAGLGSAELMPGDMFSTAVDFSRQVLTAGVSMFSPITSVVVAVSALIVLMCFTFIAALVFVTLVEAYVIINAAVLFMGFGGSQWTREYALAPIRYAVAVGAKLFVLTLIVGLIMQVSAEWSAAYTNDEASLMTLVGLSLVCAYLTKTIPELIGGMISGTSMGGGSAIGGMAAAGAAGAAAAVATVATAGAAAPAAGALGAAGTGGGAASAAGGGLASALNASMAGGSTAGGIGGATGVSSAGIGASTGGGTGAAAKAAGSRVGGGAASGSANPVSAAASPASQKAGSGLKQAAKQAGRAAKGGDDDTDQQAVAQQRQMTPKEGTGGNGKVVAQGAEVATRALGVLGAISVPGMESSHGLSLGGTGSPPPVPGGDSPTPDDGAEPTTQAESNIIRPTSDTARTGNVGALNVPGMDSGVNSQSEA, encoded by the coding sequence ATGGCTGCCGGGGTCGATTTGGCGCAGAGCAACACGTCTATGAACAGCCTTCTGCGGCTGATTCAGAACGCTTCAAACCAATGGGCACCGCGCCTGCATGATTACGCCTTGTGGCTCTTGGGATGCCTTGCCGTCATCCAGTTAGTTTGGACTTTTGCTCCTTTGGTCATGCGCGGGGCTGAACTGGGCGACATCCTCCATGAACTGGTGAAATTCATCCTCGTGATAGGGTTCTTCTATGCGATGCTCGATCACGCGACCGAGTGGGGCGGGGCCATCGTCAACAGCTTCCGGCAGGCCGGGGCGCACGCGGCAGGGTTGGGTAGTGCGGAGCTGATGCCGGGGGATATGTTCTCAACTGCTGTGGACTTTTCACGGCAGGTGCTGACGGCCGGTGTTTCGATGTTCAGCCCAATCACATCGGTTGTGGTGGCCGTATCTGCATTGATCGTCCTGATGTGTTTTACGTTTATAGCGGCTCTGGTGTTCGTGACGCTGGTAGAGGCCTACGTCATCATCAATGCCGCCGTCCTGTTTATGGGTTTCGGTGGCTCTCAATGGACACGCGAATATGCACTGGCTCCCATTCGCTATGCCGTTGCGGTAGGTGCCAAGCTGTTTGTCCTGACTCTGATTGTGGGTCTGATCATGCAGGTTTCCGCAGAATGGTCGGCAGCCTACACCAACGACGAAGCGTCGTTGATGACCTTGGTCGGCCTGTCTTTGGTGTGCGCCTACCTGACCAAAACCATCCCTGAACTGATCGGCGGCATGATTAGCGGCACGTCGATGGGCGGCGGCTCTGCAATTGGGGGCATGGCCGCAGCCGGTGCAGCCGGTGCGGCGGCCGCAGTCGCTACTGTTGCAACAGCAGGGGCAGCAGCCCCGGCCGCAGGAGCACTAGGGGCCGCAGGAACTGGCGGAGGCGCTGCCAGTGCCGCGGGTGGTGGACTGGCCTCCGCACTGAACGCCAGCATGGCAGGCGGCAGTACCGCAGGGGGCATCGGTGGTGCGACGGGCGTCAGCAGCGCTGGAATTGGCGCAAGCACAGGAGGGGGCACCGGTGCGGCCGCAAAGGCCGCAGGTTCTCGCGTCGGGGGTGGTGCCGCGTCAGGATCGGCGAATCCAGTGTCGGCGGCCGCTTCGCCAGCTAGCCAAAAAGCAGGCAGCGGCTTGAAACAAGCCGCCAAACAGGCCGGAAGAGCGGCCAAGGGCGGTGACGACGATACGGATCAGCAGGCCGTCGCTCAGCAACGGCAGATGACACCAAAAGAAGGGACCGGCGGCAACGGCAAGGTTGTTGCGCAGGGCGCCGAGGTGGCCACACGGGCGCTTGGCGTGCTGGGCGCTATCAGCGTACCCGGTATGGAAAGCTCCCACGGGCTTTCGCTCGGGGGCACCGGGTCTCCCCCTCCCGTCCCCGGCGGCGACAGTCCAACGCCTGATGACGGCGCAGAGCCGACTACACAAGCGGAATCCAACATTATTCGTCCGACATCGGACACAGCTAGGACCGGAAATGTCGGCGCGCTCAATGTGCCCGGCATGGATTCTGGCGTTAACTCTCAATCGGAGGCGTAA
- the repC gene encoding replication protein C, IncQ-type has product MRNRATIQKRGPLRGSHRFAAAPLPHERRSLRPKALAELAAVGWRLDEYAKGKGETGDPRHPTVTPLPPV; this is encoded by the coding sequence GTGCGAAATCGCGCCACGATCCAAAAGCGTGGCCCCTTGCGGGGTTCCCACCGCTTCGCGGCAGCTCCCCTCCCTCATGAAAGGCGTTCGCTCCGCCCCAAGGCGCTGGCCGAGCTTGCTGCCGTGGGTTGGAGGCTGGACGAGTACGCTAAGGGCAAAGGAGAAACGGGCGACCCAAGGCATCCGACCGTAACGCCGCTCCCCCCTGTTTAA
- a CDS encoding replication initiator protein A — MHEQMERAKERDKALSLVRKPPQGDAQPDFFAPSLYDVGGRDNRSVMDVAVFRLSKKDKRAGELIRYDLPDGYVEVSAGAHGMASIWDYDIVLMMVSHLTEAMNRYREGKGGKPGRVFRLHVSDILRFARRGNGSSQVKGVEAALDRLRGTTIKTVRESGKFRTTEAEGLIARYRVLSRTDTKKISSVEIEAPEWIYREVTEGKRPEVLTVHRDYFLIEPGIGRFIYRLARRAAGRDSAKWAFKTLYERSGSGGSFKKFCFFLRGIIKADDLPEYALCEEAGKDGPLLVMRHRNSSSEPLGGS, encoded by the coding sequence GTGCATGAACAGATGGAAAGGGCAAAAGAGCGGGACAAAGCGTTGTCACTTGTCCGCAAGCCTCCACAAGGCGACGCTCAGCCAGATTTTTTTGCGCCCAGCCTTTATGACGTGGGCGGCCGCGACAATCGCAGCGTCATGGATGTGGCCGTGTTCCGTTTATCCAAGAAGGACAAGCGAGCCGGAGAACTGATCCGCTACGACCTGCCGGATGGATACGTGGAAGTGTCCGCAGGAGCGCACGGAATGGCCTCCATTTGGGACTACGACATTGTGCTGATGATGGTGTCTCACTTGACCGAAGCTATGAACCGCTATCGAGAAGGAAAGGGTGGCAAGCCGGGGAGAGTGTTTCGGCTGCATGTTAGCGACATCCTCAGATTTGCCCGACGTGGTAACGGTAGTAGTCAGGTTAAGGGAGTGGAAGCCGCGCTAGATCGGTTGCGGGGTACTACCATCAAGACAGTGCGCGAAAGCGGCAAGTTCCGGACAACCGAAGCCGAGGGGCTGATCGCGCGCTATCGTGTTCTGTCACGCACGGACACCAAGAAGATAAGTTCTGTCGAGATTGAAGCCCCGGAGTGGATTTATCGAGAAGTCACCGAGGGCAAGCGGCCGGAGGTACTTACAGTACACCGGGACTACTTTCTGATCGAGCCGGGCATAGGACGCTTTATCTACCGACTGGCTCGCCGTGCCGCAGGCAGGGATAGCGCTAAATGGGCTTTCAAGACCCTTTACGAACGCAGTGGAAGCGGTGGCTCGTTCAAAAAATTCTGTTTCTTCCTTCGCGGGATCATCAAAGCCGATGACCTGCCTGAATATGCCTTGTGCGAAGAAGCGGGGAAGGATGGCCCTCTACTGGTCATGAGGCACCGCAATTCCTCGTCGGAACCGCTGGGCGGTTCCTAA
- a CDS encoding helix-turn-helix transcriptional regulator, which produces MEKELRRASKVLISKKQLLEMIPLCERTIYNFEKQGKFPQRIALSSRKVVWDLAEVEAWIDACKHSSPAPRPGMGA; this is translated from the coding sequence GTGGAAAAAGAATTAAGGAGAGCAAGTAAAGTTCTCATTAGCAAAAAGCAGCTGCTGGAGATGATTCCGCTGTGCGAGCGCACGATCTACAACTTTGAAAAGCAGGGGAAATTTCCTCAGCGCATTGCGCTCAGTAGCCGCAAGGTCGTGTGGGATTTGGCGGAGGTCGAGGCATGGATTGATGCGTGCAAACATTCCAGCCCGGCCCCTCGTCCCGGAATGGGGGCCTGA
- a CDS encoding tyrosine-type recombinase/integrase, protein MLTDTKLRNLKPKDKLYKVNDRDGLYVAITPAGSISFRYNYSIHGRQETITFGRYGVGGITLAEARERLGEAKKMIAAGKSPAKEKARDKARVKDAETFGAWAEKWLRGYQMADSTRDMRRGTYERELKPKFSNRKLIEITHEDLRALTDAIVEQGRPSTAVLCREIMMQVFRWAIERGQKVENPADLVRPSTIAKFEPRDRALTPEEIGLMYQYMERIGTTPSIRAAAKLLLLTMVRKSELTNATWNEINFTDALWTIPKERMKRRNPHLVFLSRQALDIFIALKTFAGGSEYILPSRYDSDLPMSSATLNQVLTLTYRLAQKEGQSLGKFGPHDLRRTASTLLHEAGYNTDWIEKCLAHEQKGVRAIYNKAEYRDQRRAMLQDWADMIDEWTIRKTRLKD, encoded by the coding sequence ATGCTGACTGATACCAAGCTGCGCAACCTCAAGCCAAAGGACAAGCTGTACAAAGTGAATGACCGTGACGGCCTCTACGTGGCCATCACCCCTGCGGGTTCGATTTCGTTCCGCTACAACTACTCGATCCACGGCAGGCAAGAGACCATCACCTTCGGCCGCTATGGTGTCGGAGGGATCACGCTAGCGGAAGCTCGCGAACGGCTGGGCGAAGCCAAGAAGATGATCGCCGCAGGGAAATCTCCAGCCAAGGAGAAAGCGCGGGACAAAGCCCGCGTCAAGGATGCTGAGACATTCGGCGCGTGGGCCGAGAAGTGGTTGCGCGGCTATCAAATGGCAGATTCCACCCGCGACATGCGCCGTGGAACATACGAGCGAGAGCTAAAGCCGAAATTCAGCAACAGGAAACTGATAGAAATTACCCACGAGGACTTGCGGGCGCTGACTGATGCCATCGTGGAACAAGGCAGGCCATCAACGGCCGTGCTTTGCCGCGAAATTATGATGCAGGTCTTCCGCTGGGCTATCGAACGCGGACAGAAGGTTGAGAACCCGGCCGATTTGGTGCGCCCGTCAACTATCGCCAAGTTTGAGCCGCGAGATCGAGCACTGACGCCCGAGGAAATTGGCTTGATGTACCAGTACATGGAGCGTATCGGCACCACACCTTCAATTCGAGCGGCTGCCAAGCTGCTGTTGCTAACGATGGTTCGCAAAAGCGAACTGACCAACGCAACGTGGAACGAAATCAATTTCACCGACGCGCTCTGGACAATCCCCAAGGAGCGGATGAAGCGCCGCAATCCCCATTTGGTGTTCCTGTCGAGGCAGGCGCTGGATATTTTCATCGCGCTGAAGACCTTCGCCGGCGGTTCGGAATACATTCTGCCATCACGTTATGACTCAGACTTGCCGATGAGCAGCGCAACGCTCAATCAGGTGCTTACCCTTACCTATCGGCTGGCCCAGAAGGAAGGGCAGTCACTTGGCAAGTTTGGACCGCACGACTTGCGGCGCACAGCCAGCACGCTGTTGCATGAGGCGGGCTATAACACCGACTGGATCGAGAAGTGCCTTGCGCACGAACAGAAGGGCGTTCGTGCCATCTACAACAAGGCCGAGTACCGCGATCAGCGCCGGGCGATGCTCCAAGATTGGGCCGACATGATCGACGAGTGGACAATCAGGAAGACCCGCCTCAAGGACTGA